Proteins from one Embleya scabrispora genomic window:
- a CDS encoding MoaD/ThiS family protein, which yields MAVGTMRYWAAAKEAAGTPEEPYDAATLAEALRRARELHGGSTRFEAVVANCSFVVDGDPVGRRDHAAVVLTEGGTVEVLPPFAGG from the coding sequence ATGGCGGTCGGCACCATGCGGTACTGGGCCGCGGCGAAGGAGGCCGCGGGCACGCCGGAGGAGCCGTACGACGCGGCCACCCTCGCCGAGGCGCTGCGCCGGGCGCGGGAGCTCCACGGCGGCTCGACCCGCTTCGAGGCGGTCGTCGCGAACTGCTCGTTCGTGGTGGACGGGGACCCGGTCGGCCGTCGCGACCACGCGGCGGTCGTCCTGACCGAGGGCGGCACCGTGGAGGTCCTGCCCCCCTTCGCCGGCGGATGA
- a CDS encoding DMT family transporter, whose protein sequence is MAWAIVIIAGILETGFAILLKQSHGFTRLWPTIGFAACALGSFGLLTYALKSLEVGPAYAVWTGIGAAGTALVGIWLLSESSSPLKLISIGLVLLGVIGLNISGISH, encoded by the coding sequence GTGGCATGGGCGATTGTGATCATCGCGGGAATCCTGGAGACCGGCTTCGCCATCTTGCTCAAGCAGAGTCACGGATTCACCCGGCTGTGGCCCACCATCGGCTTCGCGGCGTGCGCGCTGGGCAGCTTCGGACTGCTCACCTACGCGCTCAAGTCGCTGGAGGTCGGCCCCGCCTACGCGGTGTGGACCGGAATCGGCGCGGCGGGCACCGCGCTCGTGGGCATCTGGCTGCTGAGCGAGAGCTCGTCCCCGCTCAAGCTGATCTCGATCGGCTTGGTCCTGCTCGGCGTGATCGGCCTGAACATCTCCGGGATCAGCCACTGA
- a CDS encoding response regulator transcription factor produces the protein MSALLLLTNALQPSAEVLPALGLLLHQVRVAPAEASALVDAPAADVILVDGRRDLPQVRSLCRVLRTTGVGAPLVLVATEGGLAALTADWGVDDVLLDTAGPAEVEARLRLAIGRLQAAQGAEDEPTEIRNGDLSIDEATYSAKLRGRVLDLTFKEFELIKYLAQHPGRVFTRAQLLQEVWGYDYFGGTRTVDVHVRRLRAKLGPEHESLIGTVRNVGYRFVVPDRGVGDVAVAERV, from the coding sequence TTGAGTGCCCTGCTGCTGCTCACGAACGCGCTCCAGCCGTCTGCCGAGGTGCTGCCCGCGCTCGGACTGCTGCTGCACCAGGTACGGGTGGCCCCGGCCGAGGCCTCCGCCCTGGTCGACGCGCCCGCCGCCGACGTCATCCTGGTCGACGGCAGGCGTGACCTCCCCCAGGTGCGCAGTCTGTGTCGGGTCCTGCGGACCACCGGGGTCGGCGCCCCCCTGGTCCTGGTGGCCACCGAGGGCGGTCTGGCCGCGCTGACCGCCGACTGGGGCGTCGACGACGTGCTCCTGGACACCGCCGGGCCGGCCGAGGTCGAGGCCCGTCTGCGGCTGGCGATCGGCCGGCTCCAGGCGGCGCAGGGCGCGGAGGACGAGCCCACCGAGATCCGCAACGGCGACCTGAGCATCGACGAGGCCACCTACAGCGCGAAGCTGCGCGGGCGGGTGCTCGATCTGACGTTCAAGGAATTCGAGCTGATCAAGTACCTCGCGCAGCACCCGGGCCGGGTGTTCACCCGGGCCCAGCTGTTGCAGGAGGTGTGGGGATACGACTACTTCGGCGGCACCCGCACGGTGGACGTGCACGTGCGCCGGCTGCGGGCCAAACTCGGGCCGGAGCACGAGTCGCTGATCGGCACCGTGCGCAACGTCGGCTACCGGTTCGTGGTGCCCGACCGGGGCGTCGGGGACGTCGCGGTCGCCGAGCGGGTGTGA
- a CDS encoding sigma-70 family RNA polymerase sigma factor, whose translation MHTADPLHSATRISTADEAVIRTLYLEHGGPLLGFALRLTGGDRAWAEDVVQETLLRAWRHPEALDPGRGSVRGWLCTVARNVVIDVGRARRARPPETGDAVLATVPDEGAEAEFDRAVLAWDVADAMAALSPEHRAVLLETYYRGSSVADAAKTLGVPEGTVKSRTYYALRALRVALEERGLVP comes from the coding sequence CTGCACACTGCCGACCCGCTGCACTCGGCGACCCGAATATCCACCGCCGACGAGGCGGTCATCCGCACCCTCTACCTCGAACACGGCGGCCCGCTCCTGGGATTCGCGCTCCGGCTGACCGGCGGCGACCGGGCCTGGGCCGAGGACGTGGTGCAGGAGACCCTGCTGCGGGCCTGGCGTCACCCCGAGGCGCTCGACCCGGGCCGGGGCTCGGTGCGCGGCTGGTTGTGCACCGTGGCCCGCAACGTGGTGATCGACGTCGGCCGCGCCCGCCGTGCCCGGCCTCCCGAGACCGGCGACGCGGTGCTCGCGACGGTGCCCGACGAGGGCGCGGAGGCGGAGTTCGACCGGGCCGTGCTCGCCTGGGACGTCGCCGACGCGATGGCCGCGCTGAGCCCCGAGCACCGCGCGGTGCTGCTGGAGACCTACTACCGGGGCAGTTCGGTGGCCGACGCGGCCAAGACCCTCGGCGTGCCGGAGGGCACGGTCAAATCACGGACGTACTACGCGCTGCGAGCGCTGCGCGTGGCCTTGGAGGAAAGGGGGTTGGTCCCGTGA
- a CDS encoding DUF1416 domain-containing protein — translation MCGAKAGGPDLAGVDVAKETIIQGAVTKGGQPINGYVRLLDAGGDFTAEVPTSATGEFRFFAAPGNWTVRALVPGATVDRSVVVSEKGTVAEVEIAV, via the coding sequence ATGTGCGGTGCGAAGGCCGGCGGCCCGGATCTGGCAGGAGTTGACGTGGCGAAGGAAACCATCATCCAGGGGGCGGTGACCAAGGGCGGGCAGCCGATCAACGGTTACGTGCGCCTGCTCGACGCGGGTGGCGACTTCACCGCCGAGGTGCCCACGTCCGCGACCGGCGAGTTCCGGTTCTTCGCGGCACCCGGCAACTGGACCGTCCGGGCGCTCGTGCCCGGCGCGACCGTGGACCGCAGCGTGGTGGTGTCCGAGAAGGGCACCGTCGCCGAGGTCGAGATCGCGGTCTGA
- a CDS encoding LacI family DNA-binding transcriptional regulator — translation MPKVTRDDVARLAGTSTAVVSYVVNNGPRPVAPATRERVLAAIDKLGYRPDSVAQAMASRRTNLIGLVLPDARQPFFAELAHTVEQAAFEQGRLVLIGNSDYEDDRELHYVRAFLGMQVSGLVLVSQGPSERAAREIATRDVRVVLMHRQPDALGGDAVILDDVQGAYTAVRHLVDTHGFTRVDCLGGPPTTPDSGDPVTDHVTGWRRALAERGLPTEGLLHEAPFGRFGAYQVALSLLSGPDRPRALFCSTDDQAMGVLHAAREVGLRVPDDLAVVGFDDIAEAAIADPPLTTVTSDRPGMARAAVELALEREPAAAGDPRVRTFPSTLVVRRSCGCG, via the coding sequence GTGCCCAAAGTGACCCGCGACGACGTCGCCCGCCTCGCGGGGACCTCCACCGCGGTGGTCTCCTACGTCGTCAACAACGGCCCGCGCCCGGTCGCTCCGGCCACGCGCGAGCGTGTGCTCGCGGCCATAGACAAGCTCGGCTACCGCCCCGACAGCGTGGCCCAGGCGATGGCCAGCCGCCGCACGAACCTGATCGGACTGGTGCTGCCCGACGCCCGGCAGCCGTTCTTCGCCGAGCTCGCGCACACCGTCGAGCAGGCCGCGTTCGAGCAGGGCCGGCTGGTGCTGATCGGCAACTCCGACTACGAGGACGACCGCGAACTGCACTACGTGCGCGCGTTCCTCGGCATGCAGGTGTCCGGCCTCGTGCTGGTCAGCCAGGGCCCCTCGGAGCGCGCCGCGCGCGAGATCGCCACCCGCGACGTGCGGGTGGTGCTGATGCACCGCCAACCCGACGCGCTGGGCGGTGACGCGGTCATCCTGGACGACGTCCAGGGCGCCTACACCGCGGTCCGGCACCTGGTGGACACGCACGGCTTCACCCGGGTGGACTGCCTCGGCGGGCCGCCCACCACTCCCGACTCGGGCGACCCGGTCACCGACCACGTCACCGGCTGGCGGCGGGCACTGGCCGAGCGCGGGCTGCCCACCGAGGGCCTGCTGCACGAGGCGCCCTTCGGCCGCTTCGGCGCCTACCAGGTCGCGCTGTCCCTGCTGTCCGGACCGGACCGGCCCCGGGCGCTGTTCTGCTCGACCGACGACCAGGCGATGGGCGTGCTGCACGCGGCGCGCGAGGTGGGCCTGCGGGTGCCGGACGACCTCGCGGTGGTCGGCTTCGACGACATCGCCGAGGCGGCCATCGCCGACCCGCCGCTGACCACGGTCACCTCCGACCGGCCGGGCATGGCCCGCGCCGCGGTGGAGCTCGCCCTGGAGCGCGAACCGGCCGCGGCCGGCGACCCGCGCGTGCGTACCTTCCCGTCCACGCTGGTGGTCCGGCGCAGCTGCGGCTGCGGCTGA
- the mshD gene encoding mycothiol synthase has protein sequence MDLADVSIETVNRASADDAAAVLALAEAAAGVDGAAPLSEQSRLELRHGAPSARELLARDASGIVGFAHLDGADPVDGPAAELFVAPAARGAGLGRALLEAVLAEAARVDERGRLRVWAHGKLPAAGRLAEALDFTAFRELWQMRRVADTPVPEVATPADVRLRTFRPGVDDRAWLALNAKAFAHHPEQGAWTTEDLTRRFAEPWFDPAGFFLAEDANTGEPLGFHWTKTHPATADSGPLGEVYVVGVDPAAQGRGLGALLTAVGLRHLAERTVDGVPVAEILLYVDADNEPAVKVYTRLGFRVHTVDVMYRR, from the coding sequence ATGGACCTCGCGGATGTGTCGATCGAAACGGTGAACCGGGCCTCGGCGGATGACGCCGCCGCCGTACTGGCCCTGGCGGAGGCGGCGGCCGGCGTCGACGGCGCGGCGCCGTTGTCCGAGCAGTCCCGGCTGGAGCTGCGCCACGGCGCGCCCTCGGCCCGCGAACTGCTGGCCCGCGACGCCTCCGGGATCGTCGGCTTCGCGCACCTCGACGGCGCGGACCCCGTGGACGGACCCGCCGCCGAACTGTTCGTGGCTCCGGCCGCCCGCGGCGCGGGCCTGGGCCGGGCGCTGCTGGAAGCCGTGCTCGCCGAGGCCGCGCGGGTCGACGAGCGGGGCCGGCTGCGGGTCTGGGCGCACGGCAAGCTGCCGGCGGCCGGGCGCCTGGCCGAGGCGCTGGACTTCACCGCCTTCCGCGAGTTGTGGCAGATGCGCCGGGTGGCCGACACCCCGGTGCCCGAGGTCGCCACGCCCGCCGACGTGCGGCTGCGCACCTTCCGCCCGGGCGTGGACGATCGGGCCTGGCTCGCGTTGAACGCGAAGGCGTTCGCCCACCACCCCGAGCAGGGCGCGTGGACGACCGAGGACCTGACCCGGCGGTTCGCCGAGCCGTGGTTCGACCCGGCCGGCTTCTTCCTCGCCGAGGACGCGAACACCGGCGAGCCGCTCGGCTTCCACTGGACCAAGACGCATCCCGCGACGGCGGACTCGGGCCCGCTGGGCGAGGTGTACGTGGTCGGCGTCGACCCGGCCGCGCAGGGTCGCGGCCTGGGCGCGCTGCTGACCGCGGTGGGCCTGCGACACCTGGCCGAGCGCACCGTCGACGGCGTGCCGGTTGCCGAAATATTGTTGTATGTGGACGCGGACAACGAGCCGGCGGTCAAGGTCTATACCCGTTTGGGCTTTCGCGTGCATACAGTCGATGTGATGTACCGACGTTGA
- a CDS encoding anti-sigma factor family protein, which yields MTDIGDEGTTTNGTTPGTNPPPPARPPGTPAPLGCAVARLDLGAFVVGALDEDEAARVRTHVARCPRCRAEYEELAGLPRMLARLSEPEARASGAAAQGAAPARLLSAAAVRADRGRRLRSLAAAAAAVLVLLAGLTGWALGDTGGDGDTAAAPTGAVPGTPTAPATPPGTAPSPAQSGGRTVRAGDPRSGAGAELRYAATAWGSSVDLSLSGIRPGTRCRLDVYGTKGRVETASSWVVPDGEYPPADPIRGATSIPVGEITRFSVRTVGGGEQLLEIPPAQP from the coding sequence GTGACGGACATCGGGGACGAGGGCACGACGACGAACGGCACCACTCCCGGCACGAACCCGCCGCCGCCCGCCCGGCCGCCGGGAACACCCGCCCCGCTGGGCTGTGCGGTCGCGCGCCTGGACCTCGGGGCGTTCGTGGTCGGCGCGCTGGACGAGGACGAGGCCGCCCGGGTGCGCACCCACGTGGCCCGCTGCCCGCGCTGTCGAGCCGAGTACGAGGAACTGGCCGGCCTGCCCCGAATGCTCGCCCGGCTGAGCGAGCCGGAGGCGCGGGCCAGCGGCGCGGCGGCACAGGGGGCGGCCCCCGCGCGGCTGTTGTCCGCCGCCGCCGTGCGGGCCGACCGGGGTCGGCGGCTGCGCTCGCTGGCCGCCGCGGCCGCGGCGGTGCTGGTGCTGCTGGCGGGCCTCACCGGCTGGGCGCTCGGCGACACCGGCGGCGACGGGGACACCGCGGCGGCGCCGACGGGCGCGGTCCCGGGCACGCCGACCGCGCCGGCCACCCCGCCCGGCACCGCGCCGTCGCCCGCGCAATCGGGCGGCCGTACCGTGCGCGCGGGCGATCCGCGCTCCGGCGCGGGCGCCGAACTGCGCTACGCGGCGACCGCGTGGGGCAGCAGCGTGGACCTGTCGCTGTCCGGGATCCGCCCCGGCACCCGCTGCCGGTTGGACGTCTACGGCACCAAGGGCCGGGTGGAGACCGCGTCCTCGTGGGTGGTGCCCGACGGCGAGTACCCCCCGGCCGATCCGATCCGGGGCGCGACCAGCATTCCCGTCGGCGAGATCACCCGCTTCAGCGTCAGGACCGTCGGCGGTGGCGAACAACTCCTGGAGATTCCACCCGCACAACCATGA
- a CDS encoding alpha/beta hydrolase produces the protein MSRGTDPPGDLPALRTPHPTFGDPPVTGMPASERAVLCTEDDVRISAVHGPATDAAAGSGALDRVFVVAHGFTGSWRRPAVGAVLRGLGRHGGVIGFDFRGHGASTGLSTVGDREVRDLEAAIGWGRRLGYRRVVTVGFSMGGGVVLRHAALYPGPAAVVAVSAPARWYYRGTAPMRRVHFAIERPAGRVLARLALGTRISAEPWHPVPLAPFEAAAALAPTPLLVVHGDRDPYFPLDHPRQIHAAARPPKELWIEPGLGHAENAVDAELVDRIGRWARAHTEG, from the coding sequence ATGTCTCGAGGAACCGACCCACCCGGGGATCTTCCCGCACTGCGGACACCCCATCCGACCTTCGGCGACCCGCCGGTCACCGGAATGCCCGCATCCGAACGGGCCGTGTTGTGCACCGAGGACGACGTGCGGATCAGCGCGGTACACGGGCCCGCGACCGATGCCGCGGCGGGTTCCGGGGCACTCGATCGGGTCTTCGTGGTCGCCCACGGGTTCACCGGATCGTGGCGGCGGCCGGCGGTCGGCGCGGTGCTGCGCGGCCTGGGCCGGCACGGCGGGGTGATCGGGTTCGACTTTCGCGGACACGGCGCGTCCACCGGGCTGAGCACGGTCGGCGACCGCGAGGTGCGCGACCTGGAGGCGGCGATCGGCTGGGGCCGCCGGCTCGGCTACCGCCGAGTGGTCACCGTCGGCTTCTCGATGGGCGGCGGGGTCGTGCTGCGGCACGCGGCGCTGTACCCCGGACCGGCGGCGGTGGTCGCGGTCAGCGCGCCCGCCCGCTGGTACTACCGGGGGACCGCGCCGATGCGGCGGGTGCACTTCGCGATCGAACGACCGGCCGGCCGGGTGCTCGCCCGGCTCGCGCTCGGCACCCGGATCTCCGCCGAGCCCTGGCATCCGGTCCCGCTCGCCCCGTTCGAGGCAGCCGCCGCGCTCGCGCCCACGCCACTGCTCGTGGTGCACGGCGATCGCGACCCCTATTTCCCGCTCGACCACCCCCGGCAGATCCACGCCGCGGCCCGGCCGCCGAAGGAGTTGTGGATCGAACCCGGCCTCGGACACGCCGAGAACGCGGTCGACGCCGAGCTGGTGGACCGGATCGGCCGGTGGGCCCGGGCGCACACCGAAGGGTGA
- a CDS encoding sulfurtransferase, which produces MSRSDVLVDADWVQAHLDDPKVVLVEVDEDTSAYVKNHIRGAVRIDWRDDLQDPVKRDFVDEAGFSALLSAKGIANDDTVVLYGGNNNWFASYAYWYFKLYGHGDVKLLDGGRKKWELDSRELVVEVPERAATTYTAKPQDTSIRAWRDDVLAAIGSLNLVDVRSPDEFSGKLLAPAHLPQEQSQKAGHVPTAKNIPWSKAANDDGTFKTNEELTALYEGEGVDLAKDTIAYCRIGERSAHTWFVLHELLEQGNVRNYDGSWTEYGALVGVPIELGDGK; this is translated from the coding sequence ATGAGCCGCTCCGACGTTCTGGTAGACGCCGACTGGGTCCAGGCCCACCTGGACGACCCGAAGGTCGTCCTCGTCGAGGTCGACGAGGACACCAGCGCCTACGTCAAGAACCACATCCGCGGTGCGGTGCGCATCGACTGGCGCGACGACCTGCAGGACCCGGTCAAGCGCGACTTCGTCGACGAGGCCGGCTTCTCGGCGCTGCTGTCCGCCAAGGGCATCGCCAACGACGACACCGTCGTCCTGTACGGCGGCAACAACAACTGGTTCGCGTCCTACGCCTACTGGTACTTCAAGCTCTACGGCCACGGCGACGTCAAGCTGCTCGACGGCGGCCGCAAGAAGTGGGAGCTCGACTCCCGCGAACTGGTCGTCGAGGTGCCCGAGCGCGCCGCGACCACCTACACGGCCAAGCCGCAGGACACCTCGATCCGCGCCTGGCGCGACGACGTGCTGGCCGCGATCGGCTCGCTGAACCTGGTCGACGTGCGTTCGCCCGACGAGTTCTCCGGCAAGCTGCTCGCCCCGGCGCACCTGCCGCAGGAGCAGTCGCAGAAGGCCGGCCACGTGCCGACCGCGAAGAACATCCCGTGGTCGAAGGCCGCCAACGACGACGGCACCTTCAAGACCAACGAGGAGCTCACCGCGCTGTACGAGGGCGAGGGTGTGGACCTGGCGAAGGACACCATCGCCTACTGCCGGATCGGCGAGCGCTCCGCGCACACGTGGTTCGTCCTGCACGAGCTGCTGGAGCAGGGCAACGTGCGCAACTACGACGGCTCGTGGACCGAGTACGGCGCGCTGGTCGGCGTGCCGATCGAGCTCGGCGACGGCAAGTGA